One window from the genome of Balaenoptera musculus isolate JJ_BM4_2016_0621 chromosome 3, mBalMus1.pri.v3, whole genome shotgun sequence encodes:
- the LOC118893159 gene encoding ferritin light chain-like: MSSQVRQNYSTQVEAAINRLVNMHLRASYTSLSLGFDFDHDDVALEGVGHFFLEMAEEKHEGTQRLLKMQTQRHGSALFQDVQKPSQDEWGKTQDAREAAIVMEKSLNQVLLDLHALHSAHADPQLCDFLESCSLEEQVKLIKKMATT; encoded by the coding sequence ATGAGCTCCCAGGTTCGTCAGAATTATTCCACCCAGGTGGAGGCCGCCATCAATCGCCTGGTCAACATGCATCTGCGGGCCTCCTACACCTCCCTCTCTCTGGGCTTCGATTTTGACCACGACGATGTGGCTTTGGAGGGCGTGGGCCACTTTTTCCTTGAAATGGCTGAGGAGAAGCACGAGGGCACCCAGCGTCTTTTGAAAATGCAAACCCAGCGCCACGGCAGTGCCCTCTTCCAGGACGTGCAGAAACCATCTCAAGATGAGTGGGGCAAAACCCAGGATGCTAGGGAAGCCGCCATTGTCATGGAGAAGAGCCTGAACCAGGTCCTTTTGGATCTGCATGCCCTGCACTCTGCCCACGCAGAcccccagctctgtgacttcctgGAGAGCTGCTCCCTGGAGGAGCAGGtgaaactcatcaagaagatggCGACCACCTGA